A window of Clostridium taeniosporum genomic DNA:
TATTTTTTTAAATAGCATTCAACTTATATTATAACCAAGTAACATTAAAATCATATCATTATTATAATTTTTTTCTTATTTTTAAGAAAAAAGTAACTATAATTCTACCACTTTTACATTTTCATCCCCAACAAATTTTCTTAATAAATTTAATGCATCCTCATTAATATTTACCCATCTGTCTCTTGGCACTCTAAATTGTTGCCTTTGTTCTTGTGAAAAAATATAAATAGGTGTATCACCATTATATTCCTTTAATAATTCTTTTAAATTTAAACTTAATTCTTTTGCTTTAATAGTATTTTCTACCCTTAAATAAACCTTGGTAGAATTTATTTTTTCTAATGGTTCTATGCTCTCACATATTAATTTAGGTAATTCATCTGCTTTTAAACTTATTCTTCCTTTAATTATTACTAAGGCATCCTCATAACACAATTCTCTCACTCTATCTAACACTTTTGGAAATACTATAACTTCTATAGTTCCTGTTAAATCTTCCAATTGTATAAATGCCATAATAGTATTATTTCTTGTAACTTTTTTATTTACTTGAGTTAATATTCCACCTAAAATTACCCTATCATTATCTTTAATTCCAGATTCATTATTAATAACAACATCATCTGCCATAGGTATTTCTAAAGTATTATCTAACATTTCATTATGAGAAAATATTTTTCCTATTTCATTTGAAGTTTGAAATTTTAAACTCTGTACATAGTCATCTAATGGATGCCCAGATATATATAATCCTGTCATTTCCTTTTCCATTGCAAGTAATGTTTTTTTATCAAATTCTTTTATATTAGGATAATTAATTTGTGGTACATATATATCGTCAGCTGCAAATAGACTTATTTGACCATCTATATTTCTCTTTCTATCACTTGAAATGCTATCAACCATTTTTTCATATACAGCTAATAACTGTGACCTATATATTTTAAAACTATCAAATGTTCCAGCTTTTATTAAACTTTCAATGGTTCTCTTATTTATAGCTGATAAATCTATCTTATTAATAAAATCATATAATGAATCAAACTTATCTTTAACTTCTCTTGTTTTTACAACACTATTTATCAAGTTCATACCAACATTCTTTATTGCTGCTAAACCAAATCTAATAGTATCACCTTTAACAGTAAATTTAGCAAAACTTTCATTTATATCTGGTGGAAGTACCTGTATTCCCAATTCTTCTGCCTTAGAAATATAATATACCACCTTATCACTGCTTCCCATAAATGAGTTCAACATAGCAGCTATCATTTCAACTGGATAATATCTCATTAAATAAGCTGTTTGATATCCAACTACAGCATAAGCAGCTGCATGAGATTTATTAAAAGCATAAGATGCAAAGTCCATCATATTATCAAAAATTTTATTTGCTACTTCTTCACTAATTCCATTTCTAATACAACCTGGAACTACTACTTCATCATTTTCTATAATTCCATGCATAAAGTTTTTTCTTTCTTCTTCCATAACTTTGTGCTTTTTCTTAGACATGGCTCTTCTAACCATATCACTTCGTCCCATAGAATATCCTGCAAGCTTTCTAACTATCTCCATAACTTGTTCTTGATATACTATTACCCCATAAGTTACATCCAATATATCTTCTAATTCTGGTGTATCATATTTAACTTTATCTGGATTCCTTTTACACTCTATATATCTTGGTATTTCAGCCATAGGACCTGGTCTATATAATGAAATTCCTGCAATTATATCTTCTAATGAATCAGGTTTTAATTCTTTCATAAAAGATACCATTCCTGGTGATTCTAATTGGAATACTCCTGCAGTCTTACCTTCCCCTATCATTTTATAAACTTCTTTATCATCAAAATCTATTTTATCTAAATTTATTTCGATATTTTTATTATCCTTTATAAGTTTAAGAGCTTCACTCATTACAGTTAAAGTTCTTAAGCCTAAAAAGTCCATTTTCAATAATCCTAACTCTTCTAGTGTTGTCATTCCAAATTGAGTTACTATCATTTCATCATTTTTTTGTAGAGGAACATACTCAACTAATGGATTAGATGCTATAACTACTCCTGCTGCATGAGTTGATGAATGTCGTGGAAGACCTTCTAAATCCTTTGACATATCTATTAACGATCTTATTCTTTCATCCTTATCATATATCTCTTTTAGTTCAGGATTAAGATTTAATGCCTTTTCTATTGTGATTCCAAGCATTGTAGGTATCATCTTACATATTTTATCTACTTCACTATAACTATAGTTCATAGCTCTTCCTACGTCTCTAATACACGCTCTAGCAGCCATTGTTCCAAAAGTTATAATTTGTGATACATTATCTTCTCCATACTTTTCTACAACATAGTCTATTACTTCTTGTCTTCTTTCATAGCAAAAATCACTATCTATATCAGGCATAGATACTCTCTCAGGATTTAAAAATCTCTCAAATATCAAACTATACTTTATTGGATCTATCTTTGTTATTCCTAAAGTATATGCTACTATTGAACCCGCTGCACTCCCACGTCCAGGACCTGTTGGTATATCATTGTCATTTGCAAACTTAATAAAATCCCAAACAATTAAAAAGTAATCTACATACCCCATTTGTTTTATTATTTGAAGTTCATATTCAAGTCTATCTAAAAGTTCTTTAGCAGAATCATTTTCAAATTTCAACTCTTCTAACTTACTATAATTTAAATCTTTTCCTCTAAAATCTTTAAACTCATCATACCTATCTATTAACCCAGTATAACAAGTTTTTTTAAGATAGCTATAAGGCTCTTCCCCTTCTGGTAATGGGAATTTAGGTAATTTTGATTCATGAAATTTATATTCATAATTACACTGCTCAGCAATATTTGTAGTATTTTCTAATGCTTCTGGAATATAAGAGAACATTTCCCACATTTCTTCTGGAGACTTTAAATAAAACTGATCAGAAGGATATCTCCTTCTATTAACATCATCTACAGTTTTACCAGTTTGAATACACATCAATATATCATGGGATTTATATCCATCTTTTTTTATGTAATGAACATCATTAGTAGCAACCAATGGTATTCCTAATTCCTTAGATAATCTTATATTATCTTCATTTACTCTTCTCTGTTCATCCATTCCATGATTTTGAATTTCTAAATAAAAATTCTCCTTAAATATATCTTTATATAATAAGGCTGTCTCTTTAGCTTTTTCATAATTCTCCTTTAATTCATAAGATTGAACTTCTCCACCTAAACACGCACTAAGCGCTATTAGTCCTTCACTATGAGATCTTAAATAATCATGATCTACTCTAGGTTTATAATAAAATCCTTCTATAGATGCTATAGAGACTATCTTCATTAAATTTCTATATCCAACTTCATTTTTTACCAATAAAACCAAATGATATGTTGAATTATCTTTATCCGGTTGTTTTATTTTCATAGATTTTCCTGCAACATATACTTCACAACCTAATATTGGTTTAATTCCATATTCTACAGCTGCTTTATAAAAATCTACAAGTCCATATAAAACTCCATGATCAGTTATAGCAATACTGTCCATTCCAAGTTCTTTAGTTTTAGCCATAATCTCTTTTATTTTTCCTGATCCATCTAACAAGCTATATCCAGTATGAAGGTGAAGATGACAAAATTGTTTTTTATTATTATGAATTGTATCTATATTTTTATTGTCATTAGTTAACATAATAAAATATATACCCCCTTTCATAAAAGAGCAAATTGGCGTAGCTTTTCTAACTCATATTAAAAATCTAATGACTTACTACATTCCAAATAAGGTCCAATAACTTTTTTAACTTTTTCTACATGATATTCATTTACATCATAAGCTAAACAGTCTTCCTTAGAAGCAAATCTAGTTATAATTCCAACATCAAAGCTTCTTTCACTTCTTATAACATCAACACCAACTTCTAATTCCTTAAGTTCTTCAATCTTTCCATTCATACTTAATAAAGTTTCTTCAACAAACTTTACATTTTCCTTAGTTGGATCCTTTAATTTAAAGAGTACTATATGAGTAAACATAAATTCATCATCCTTTTTAGTATATATTTTTGTATTTAGTTTTCACTTCTTAATTCTTCTGCTATTTTTTCAATCTTTCTTAATCTATGATTTATACCTGATTTTCCAACTGGTGGATTAAGCATTTGACCTAATTCTTTTAATGACTCATCAGGATAATTTAACCTTAATTCTGCAACTTCTCTAAGATTTTGTGGTAATCTCTGTAATCCAATTTTTCTTTCGATTAATCTGATACTTTCAACTTGTCTAACTGCTGCATTAACTGTTTTAGATAAATTAGCTGTTTCACAATTAACAAGTCTATTTACATTATTTCTCATTTCCTTCATTATACGTATATTTTCAAGTTCTAATAAAGATGAATGAGCCCCTATTATATTAAGTAGATCTACAATCTGTTCTCCTTCTTTAATATAAATTATATGGCTACTTTTTCTCTGAATAACTTTAGAATTTAATCCAAAAGTATTTATAAGATCTCTTAGATCCACAGCATACTCTTCACTATGAGTAACAAATTCTAAATGATATGTTCTTTCTGGATTACTTATACTTCCACCACCAATAAAAGCTCCTCTTATATATGCTCTTTTGATTTCTTCAGTTTCAATCATATCCTTATTAATTCTGTAATTTAAGTTCATTATACCATCAATATCTTGCAATATACCTGTCTCATATAATAACTCTCTAACACCCATATCTTCTGAGATAACAACCATGTAAATATTGTTCTTTTTTAATGAATTACTTTTTTTAACCATAAGTTTTGAGTGTATATTAAAATGATCTTTTAATAAGGTAAATATTAATCTTGCACTTCCTGGATTTTCTGTGGTCATTTTGAAGCTTAAACCACTTCCACTAAAAGCTATGGTTCCACTCACTTTCATTATGGCAGATATCTCTGCTAATGCTTCTTCCTTAGACATATCCACATATCTACATATTTCGCCTTTAACTTTAGATGAAAATGACATCTTCTTTCCCCTTATCTATAATTTTTTTATAATTGATTTAGTCTTTTCTTGTCTTACTCTTTTTTTTATACGTTGAGATAAATACATATACTCTATTATCTTCTTCTTATCATATAATAATTTCTTTTCCATAATTGTATCAACTAAAACTTGAGCTAATTTATCTGCATCATGTTTTATAAATCCCTTATTTACTTTAACTAAATTATCACCAATTATCTTTATCCCTAAGTTATTTACAACTTCTTTATCTAATTTAACTAATTCGGCTCCCTCTAATTGGTATTTTTCTTCTAACTCATTTTCTACTTTACCAATATTAGCAATAACATAATTAACTATATCTTTCCCACCATATTTTTGTAATACTTCTAAGTGATCTGATACTTTAAACTTTGTAGTTTCACCAGGTTGCGTCATTATATTAGATATATAGAACTTTAAAGCTTCACTTTTCTTTACTTCCTTAGCTATATCTTTTACTAACAAATTAGGTATTATACTTGTATATAAACTTCCTGGTCCCATAACTATAGCATCAGCTTCTCTTATAGCTTCTATGGCTTCTTTTAATGGTTTAGCATCTTCAGGTATAATTCTAAAATCTTTAATTTTTGAATTTTGTTTAATAGCTTCTTCCGGTATTTGAGACTCACCTCTAACTACGTTTCCATTTTTTAGGGTTGCTTCAAGTTCCATATTATCTAATGTTACAGGTACAACTTTTCCTGTAACTGCTAATACAGAACTCATTTTTTGCACTGCTTCTTCAAAATTATCAGATATACCATCCATTGCTGCTAAAAACAAATTACCAAAACTTTGATTTTTTAATTTTCCCTCTTTAAATCTATATTGTAATAAATTTTCCATTATAGGTTCTGTATCAGCTAAAGCCAATATACAGTTTCTTATATCACCTGGTGGTAACATTCCTAAATCTTCCCTTAAATCACCTGAACCTCCACCATCATCAGCAACTGTTACTATTGCTGTTATATTTGATGTATAGTACTTCAAACCTCTAAGCATTGTAGAAAGTCCAGTTCCTCCACCTATTACTACTATCTTAGGGCCTTTTATTAGTAATCTTTTTTCTTCTATAAAACTTTCTATTTTCTTACTATCAAATGATACTTTTATATATCCCCTATTCACTAATGCTATTATCGATTTCATACTTTCAGTCACAGAAATATATAAAACAAAAATTCCTGTAATATTTAAAAATATATAAAATATCTTATAATACAAATCATATACTCTATGCGTAACCAATTCTGTAAATCCAAATGCAATTAATAATATTCCAAATATACCAAAGAAAAGCCACCTTTTAACTTTGATTCCTGGTTTAATTAATTCTTTTATCCTCATAGTTTCTTTTCTCCTCTATGAAGATCTTCACCAACATCTCTATGCTCTATTTTTACTTTATAATTTTCATCATTCAATCTCTCATAAATTTCATTAGCGATTGCTACTGAACGATGTCTTCCCCCAGTACATCCTATTGAAATTATAAGTTGTCTCTTTCCTTCTTTAATATAATTAGGAACCAAATATTTAAGCATATCTTGTAATTTATCTATAAAAGTAATGGTTTCTTCTTGCTTTAACACATAATCTTTTACTGACTTATCATTACCTGAATATTGCTTAAGTTCAGGTATATAGAATGGATTTGGTATAAATCTAACATCAAAAACCAAATCTGAATCTACAGGTATACCATATTTAAAGCCAAAACTTAAAACTGTTATTGATAATTGCTTCTCTGTTTCAATATTTTCACCATAATGTTCATTCATTTTTTCTCTTAAATCTCTTATGGCATATTTTGATGTATCAATTATTATATCAGCTCTATCTTTAATTTCTCTTAATTTACTTCTTTCTTGAATTATTCCATTTAAAACTCTGCCGTCTGGTGATAATGGATGACTTCTCCTTGATTCTTTGAATCTCTTTATAAGTACCTCATTTGAAGCTTCTAAAAATAAAATTTCATATTTAAATTCATTCTCTTTTAAGTAATTCAAAGTTTCAAATAAGTCGTCAAAAAAGACTCCTCCTCTTATATCAATTACTAATGCAACTTTATCAATCTTTCCATCAGTTTGAGAACATAACTCGGCAAATTTATTTATTAATTTAGGTGGTAAGTTATCTACACAAAAATATCCTAAGTCTTCTAAACTTCTAGTTGCTTGTGTTTTACCTGCACCTGATAATCCTGTAACTATAACAAATCTCATAAAAATCCCTCCTTATCAAAAAAGATAATATAAATTAATAACTTTCATCTTAAAATTATAACATATATTAAAGTATACATTACACTAAAAAAGTGGTATATATGTTTTTAATTAATAAATTTATTTTTTTAATCAACATTTTTTATCTTCAAAATTATCTTCATTTTAAACGTGCCTTTATATATTCAATAGATGAAGTTATATATATGAAAATTCTACTACAACATAGCTTAAAATTTATATAACTTCAAAAAAATAATAGTTCAAAAATACTAAAACTTTTGAACTATTATTTTTATTATATTTTATAATTAATCTTCGCCTATTATTCTAACTTCTGGATACAAATCTACACCAAATTGTTTTTTTACTTCTTTTTGAACATGTTCTATTAAATCTAGAATATCTTTAGCTGTTGCATTTCCTTTATTTATTATAAAACCAGAATGTTTATCAGACACAGCAGCTCCCCCTAAGGTAAATCCTTTTAATCCTGCATCCTGAATTAATTTACCTGCAAAATATCCTTCTGGTCTTTTAAATGTACTACCTGCAGATGGAAATTCTAAAGGTTGCTTATTTTCTCTCCTATGTGTTAATTCAGATACTCTTCCTTCAATTTTATCTTTTTCTCCATATTTAAGACTGAAGGTTGCACTTATTACTACATAGTTTTTTTTCATTATTATTGAAGTTCTATATCCTAACTCCAATTTATCTTTTGATAAAGTGATTACATTTCCTTTTTCATCCATTACTTCTGCTTCTTTAATTATAAATGAAATTTCTCCATCATATGCTCCTGCATTCATAAATACAGCACCACCTACACTGCCTGGAATTCCACATGCAAATTCAAATCCAGTTAATGATGCCTTTAAAGCTTCATCTGATACATCTTTTAATAATGCGCCACTTTCTGCTTTTATTATATTTCCATTTCTAACTATATTATTAAATTCTGATAGTTTTATAACAACTCCGCTTATTCCAGAATCTTTTACTAAAACATTAGATCCATTTCCAAGAATATAAAAAGGTATATTATTTTCTTTACATATTTTTATAGTTTCTATTATTTGCTCTTTAGTATTTGGAGTTAAAAGTATATTTACTGGTCCCCCAACTCTAAAATTTGTATATTCACTCATTTTTGCATTTTCATGCATTTGTACATCTTTGTATAAATTACTAAATAAAACTTTATAGTTTTTATTTCGATTCATGATAAAACTCCTCAAATACTTATATTGATTTTTTAAGTAAATATTATTATTTCCGTACTATTATAGCATAAATTAAGAATTATGTTCATGTTTTTTAAAATAAGATATTATACTATTTGCAGCCTTATTGTCTATTGATTCTGTAGATAATAATTCTTTAAATTTTGCATTTTTTATATTCTCAACACTACCAAACTTCATAAGTAATGCTCTTCTTCTTTTTGTGCCAACATTAGGTATGTCTTCTAAAATTGAATGAAGAGTTCTTTTATCTCTTAAACTTCTATGATATGTTATAGCAAATCTATGAACTTCATCTTGTATTCTTCTTATAAATTGCATAAGACTAGAATTTCTATTTATAATAATCTCTTTATTATTATAAATAATCCCTCTTGTTGAATGGTAATCATCTTTTACTAATCCACAAACAGGTATTTCTATACCTAATTTATTTAATATTTCTTTAGCCACATTTACTTGACCTTTTCCACCATCCATCATAATTAAATCAGGAAAGTTAGAGAATTTTCCATTTGAAAACTGGAGATTTCTCTCTTGTATCTCTTTTATTTCTCTTAATCCATGATTAAATCTTCTTTCTAAAATTTCTCTCATGCTATCATATTCATTTCCATTTTTAACCGATTTTATACTAAATCTCCTATAATCACTATTCTTTGCTTTTCCATTTTCAAAAACTATCATAGAGCCAACTGAGTCTACCCCTTGAATATTAGATATATCAAAAGATTCTATTCTATTTGGTATATCATCTAAATCTAATAGATCTTTTAATTCTTCTAAACAACGTTTGTTTAACTCTTTGTCCATTAATAGTTTTTCTTTAAATTGATCTAAAGTAAGCTTTGCATTATTTTTTACTAATTCCAACATTTCTTTTTTAGTACCTTTTTTAGGCACCTTTACATTAACTTTAGAACCTTTTTTTATCTTTAAAAATTCTTCTAAAGCTTCAGTATCTTGTTCTTGAGGAACATAAATATTTTTTGGTACCTTAGCTGTTCCTCCATAAAAAGAAATCATAAATTGAGATAAAATACTACTTTCTTCTTGATATGTACTATTTTCTAATATAAAATGTTCTCTGCCTGTAACTTTTCCTTCTCTAAGAAAGAACACTTGAACACAGCAGTCTTTTTCATCTTTATACAAGTTAATAAAATCTTCATCTCCAGCTTGAGATTTAAATATCTTTTGTTTTTCTACTATATTCTCTATAGCTATTATCTTATCTCGTAATGAAGCTGCCTTTTCAAATTCTAATTTTTTTGAGGCTTCTTCCATATCTTTTTGAAGTTTACTCATCAAATTTTTATTTTTTCCACTAAGAAGATCCATCACCTCATTTATCATATCTCTGTATTCCTTTTTAGAAATATATCCAGCACAAGGAGCATTACATTTCTTTATATGATAATTTAAACATGGCCTAGTTGGTGTTCCACCTTCTGTTATAGACTTTTTACATGTTCGTATTGTAAATATCTTTTTTATTAGATTCATAGTTTCATAAACAGATGCTATATTAGTATATGGTCCAAAATATTTATTTCCATCCTTAGCATATTTTCTGGTAATAAAAACCTTAGGAAATTCTTCATTTAAAGTTATCTTTATAAATGGATAAAATTTATCGTCTTTTAAAAGAATATTATACCTTGGACTATATTTTTTAATTAGATTACATTCAAGTATTAATGCTTCCATTTCTGAGTCAGTGATTATATATTCAAATTCTGTAATATTCTTTACCATAGCTTTTACTTTTTCAGAATGATTTTTAGAATTTTGAAAGTATTGTCTTACTCTATTTTTTAAAATTTTTGCTTTTCCAACATAAATAATTTCTCCAAGAGAATTTTTCATTAAATATACTCCTGGTTTATCTGGTAAAACTTTAAGTTGATTCTTTAAATCAAACATTTAAATCACCTCCACAATATATTCTCATGTATTCTAATAATATTTATACTATAATATAATATCGACATTATATTATAAATATTTAATTAACGCTATGTCTAAAATAGTTATAAACTATTTAAACATAGCGTTAATTTAATTATATTTTATTTTTAACTTAATAAAGTTAATAAATTGTTACATAAATTAATTTAAAACAATTTATTATTGAGATAATGAAGATTGTATAACTTTCCCCGCTACTTGTGCAGCTATTCCAGCACCAAATCCTCCATTTTCAACAATAACAGCAACTGCAACTTTGGGATTATTTTCTGGTGCAAATCCTATAAACCATGAATGTGGTTTAGCATCTCTACCATTTGGTAATTTATAGTCTGCTGTTCCTGTTTTACCACAAGCTTCTGTACCACTAAATACTCTCCAACTTCCATTAACTCTAGAATCAACTAGATTTTTCATATAATCAGTTATTATAGCTGCTTCATTTGCATCCATAACCTGTTTAATTTTTTTAGAGTTAACTGTTTTAACTGTATTTCCATCTTTATCAATAACTTTATTAACTAATTTAGGTTTCATCATAACACCATCATTAGCTATGGTACTAGTAACTAAAGCCATTTGCATAGGCGTTGTTAAAATGCTACTTTGACCTATACCAGATTGAGCTATACTACCTACTTCATAACTTTTAAGAGTTGGAAATTTACTCTTTTGTATTATAAAGCCATCTGCTTCTATTGAATTATTAAATCCAAACTTTTCTGCTGTAGTTTTTAATTTGTCATTTCCTAGCTCCATGGCTAATCCTCCAAAAACAACATTACTTGAAACTCTGAAAGCTTCTTTTAAATCTAAACTTCCATAAGCTGCTCCACCTGCATTACTTAATGAATGACTATCATTAAATACAAGTTTACCATCATCTTGGAACTGTCTATCAGTTATTCCTGCGATATTCTCTAAAGCACTTGTAAGAGTTACTGTTTTGAATGTTGAACCGGGTGGATACAATCCTCCTGTGGCTCTATTTATAAGTGGACTATCATCCGCACTGCCCTCATTAGCTGCTTCCATTGATGCTTTTAAATTGTTAGGATCATATGTTGGTTTAGATACCATAGCAAGAACTTCTCCTGTCTTAGGATCTAAAGCCACTACTGCTCCTTTATTATTTCCAAGAGCATCATATGCAACCTTTTGAATATCCGTATTCAATGTAGTTATAATACTATTACCTATCTTGTTTTCTTCTTCTTTTCTATTATTAAATGCATTCTTTAAATTTTCCATTGAAAAATCTTTAGTTAAATTTAAAAATGTATTACTTATAGAACTATATGTTGATAACTCTTTGTCATATGATGCTTCTAATCCTGTAGCTCTATATACTGGATCAACATATCCTAAAACATGAGTATATAAGTCACCATATACATATTCTCTTTTTTGAGTGAGAGCATTTTTTCTCTCACTTTTAGTTAACGGATTTTGATTTCTATCATATATCGTTCCCCTTAGGACCTCATTTCTTCTTGCATTTAATCTTTTATTTCCCTGTTGTTCTGCTATTGCTGGTGCATTAAACACTTGAAAATATGCTATATATGAAATAAGTGCTACAAAACAAAATAGAAAAACTATCATTACTTTTTTTACACTATCTGAAATATCTTTCATAATTAGTCCTCCTCTGATATTTTTTGCAGTATTGAAAGAGCAAAAAACATAGTTATAACTGAGGAACCACCATAACTGATAAGTGGTAAAGTTATGCCTGTTAAAGGTATTACTGCAAAAACTCCGCCTATAATAACTAATACCTGACAAGCTATCATTGCACTAAAACCAACTGCAGTTAATTGAGAAAATCTATCTTTTATAAAAACTGCATATCTCATTCCTCTATAGAACATTAAAAAATATATTATCATAATTCCAAGACCAATTATTATTCCAAGTTCTTCACAAATTACTGCAAAAATAAAATCTGATGTATTTATAGGAATAAACCCTGGATATCCTTGACCAAGTCCACTACCAAATAACCCACCTGATGATATAGCATACATTCCTTCAACTATTTGATAACCTAATCCACTTGGATCACTCCATGGATCTCTCCATATTTCAACTCTTTGTCTTACATGACCAAATAATTTATATGCTACAAATGCACCAATTAAAAATAATATAAGACTTATTACTACATATTTCTTTTTACCGGTTCCAACATAAAGCATAGTTACTGATATTCCAAAGAATATTAAAGCAGAGCCTAAATCCTTTTGAAGTACCATAGCTCCTAATGAAAACATTACCACCAAAGCTGGCTCCCAAAGTTGCTTAAAATCTCCTTTTATATTGTTTTTGTCTTCATATTTTTGAATAGCTGATGCAATATATAATACAAATACTATTTTCCCGAATTCTGATGGTTGGAAACTAGTTCCTGCAATCCTAACCCAGTTTCTAGCACCATTAATTTCTGTTCCATGTATTAATGCTAATGGCATTAATATTAATGTTAGAATTAAAAATACATTTTTATATTTTGCAAATTCCCGTATATCAGGTATTAAAATTACTATAAACATATATACTATTATTCCAATTATAACCCAAATTAATTGTTTTATAGCAACTGCAGAATTCAACCTATATAACATAGAAATACCTATAACCGATAATATGCATGAAAATATAAATAAAAACCTATCTCCATTAGGATAAAATTTGTTCATCAAAAGCTTAGCCACTGTTATTAACACACATATTATTGCCCCCATATATATTGCACCTTTATCTATTGGATCTTTTAAAATAGCTAAATTCACAAAAAGAGACATACATAATATATATGTCAATATCATTAACTGGGTATCACCTTTTCGTTTCACTTTATCACCTCATCCGTTGATTATCTAGCTAAGAACTTTAAATATAGAAGTACCTATTCTTATTTCATCTTTATTAGATAATTTTTGTTTCCCTTTTATTCTATTACCATTAACATAAGTTCCGTTAGTACTATTTAAATCTTCTACAAACAGTCCAGTATTTCTTATAAATACTCTCGCATGATTGCCTGAAACATGCTGATCTGAAAGAGAAATAGAATTTTCACTTTTTCTTCCAATCGTTAAATCATTTCTTATTGGAATTACCGAGCCCTCTTTTAAATCTATAGATTCGCCTAACTTTAATACCTCTAATCCAAAACTACCTCTAGAATGAGATGGTCTTCTTCTTCTTCCTCCACCTTTTATATCTTTATACATTATTTTTAAAGCATAATAAATTATAAAATATAAAACCACAATGAAAATTGTTGCAAATATTCCTGC
This region includes:
- a CDS encoding DNA polymerase III subunit alpha, with the protein product MLTNDNKNIDTIHNNKKQFCHLHLHTGYSLLDGSGKIKEIMAKTKELGMDSIAITDHGVLYGLVDFYKAAVEYGIKPILGCEVYVAGKSMKIKQPDKDNSTYHLVLLVKNEVGYRNLMKIVSIASIEGFYYKPRVDHDYLRSHSEGLIALSACLGGEVQSYELKENYEKAKETALLYKDIFKENFYLEIQNHGMDEQRRVNEDNIRLSKELGIPLVATNDVHYIKKDGYKSHDILMCIQTGKTVDDVNRRRYPSDQFYLKSPEEMWEMFSYIPEALENTTNIAEQCNYEYKFHESKLPKFPLPEGEEPYSYLKKTCYTGLIDRYDEFKDFRGKDLNYSKLEELKFENDSAKELLDRLEYELQIIKQMGYVDYFLIVWDFIKFANDNDIPTGPGRGSAAGSIVAYTLGITKIDPIKYSLIFERFLNPERVSMPDIDSDFCYERRQEVIDYVVEKYGEDNVSQIITFGTMAARACIRDVGRAMNYSYSEVDKICKMIPTMLGITIEKALNLNPELKEIYDKDERIRSLIDMSKDLEGLPRHSSTHAAGVVIASNPLVEYVPLQKNDEMIVTQFGMTTLEELGLLKMDFLGLRTLTVMSEALKLIKDNKNIEINLDKIDFDDKEVYKMIGEGKTAGVFQLESPGMVSFMKELKPDSLEDIIAGISLYRPGPMAEIPRYIECKRNPDKVKYDTPELEDILDVTYGVIVYQEQVMEIVRKLAGYSMGRSDMVRRAMSKKKHKVMEEERKNFMHGIIENDEVVVPGCIRNGISEEVANKIFDNMMDFASYAFNKSHAAAYAVVGYQTAYLMRYYPVEMIAAMLNSFMGSSDKVVYYISKAEELGIQVLPPDINESFAKFTVKGDTIRFGLAAIKNVGMNLINSVVKTREVKDKFDSLYDFINKIDLSAINKRTIESLIKAGTFDSFKIYRSQLLAVYEKMVDSISSDRKRNIDGQISLFAADDIYVPQINYPNIKEFDKKTLLAMEKEMTGLYISGHPLDDYVQSLKFQTSNEIGKIFSHNEMLDNTLEIPMADDVVINNESGIKDNDRVILGGILTQVNKKVTRNNTIMAFIQLEDLTGTIEVIVFPKVLDRVRELCYEDALVIIKGRISLKADELPKLICESIEPLEKINSTKVYLRVENTIKAKELSLNLKELLKEYNGDTPIYIFSQEQRQQFRVPRDRWVNINEDALNLLRKFVGDENVKVVEL
- a CDS encoding Dabb family protein, which gives rise to MFTHIVLFKLKDPTKENVKFVEETLLSMNGKIEELKELEVGVDVIRSERSFDVGIITRFASKEDCLAYDVNEYHVEKVKKVIGPYLECSKSLDF
- the whiA gene encoding DNA-binding protein WhiA; translation: MSFSSKVKGEICRYVDMSKEEALAEISAIMKVSGTIAFSGSGLSFKMTTENPGSARLIFTLLKDHFNIHSKLMVKKSNSLKKNNIYMVVISEDMGVRELLYETGILQDIDGIMNLNYRINKDMIETEEIKRAYIRGAFIGGGSISNPERTYHLEFVTHSEEYAVDLRDLINTFGLNSKVIQRKSSHIIYIKEGEQIVDLLNIIGAHSSLLELENIRIMKEMRNNVNRLVNCETANLSKTVNAAVRQVESIRLIERKIGLQRLPQNLREVAELRLNYPDESLKELGQMLNPPVGKSGINHRLRKIEKIAEELRSEN
- a CDS encoding gluconeogenesis factor YvcK family protein, translated to MRIKELIKPGIKVKRWLFFGIFGILLIAFGFTELVTHRVYDLYYKIFYIFLNITGIFVLYISVTESMKSIIALVNRGYIKVSFDSKKIESFIEEKRLLIKGPKIVVIGGGTGLSTMLRGLKYYTSNITAIVTVADDGGGSGDLREDLGMLPPGDIRNCILALADTEPIMENLLQYRFKEGKLKNQSFGNLFLAAMDGISDNFEEAVQKMSSVLAVTGKVVPVTLDNMELEATLKNGNVVRGESQIPEEAIKQNSKIKDFRIIPEDAKPLKEAIEAIREADAIVMGPGSLYTSIIPNLLVKDIAKEVKKSEALKFYISNIMTQPGETTKFKVSDHLEVLQKYGGKDIVNYVIANIGKVENELEEKYQLEGAELVKLDKEVVNNLGIKIIGDNLVKVNKGFIKHDADKLAQVLVDTIMEKKLLYDKKKIIEYMYLSQRIKKRVRQEKTKSIIKKL